In Aquincola tertiaricarbonis, the genomic stretch GCAGGCCGGCGGCGTAAGGGTGGGCGCCATCGGAGCCGCGCACGCCGTTCACCGGATCGCGGTGGAAAGCGATGGCTTCTTCCAGCACGGCTTGGATCTCGGCGCCGGTCAGCGCCATCTCCACCAGCGTGTTGGCAAAGGGCAGCACCCGGTAGGCGGTGTCCACCGTCACCGTGCCCTGCGGCACGCCGGTGCGCACGCCGCCGGCGTTCTGCAGCGCGATCTGCGCCCGCCTGGAGGCCTGCAGGAAGGCCTGGGCCACCACCTGCGCGGTGTCGCTGCCGCGCGGGCCGCAGCCCGAGGCCGGCGTACTGCCCGGCACCCGCTCATGGCACAGCGCCGCCGGGGCTTCGCCCACCTTGTCGCGCAGGCGCTCGCCCAGCTGGCGGGCGTAGTCCTGCATCACGGCCTGCGCGGCCGGGTCGGGCGCCACCAGCTGCCACTCGGGCGACAGGCGCTGGCGCAGCGCCTGCGCCTGGTCGGCGGGCAGAGGCTGCCAACGGCCGGCGGCATCCTTGCGCTGTACCCCCTCACCGATCGGCAGCACCAACCGGCCGCCGCAGGAAGTGACGCGGCCCGCCGCATCGAAGCCGACGTCCAGCACGCCCACGGCCTTGGCGTACTCCCAGGCCTGCACCACACACACCGGCGCACCATCGGCATTGACGCTGCGCTGCGGGTACTCGCCCGCGGGCTTAGGCCCCACGGCGGCCAGCGCGGCCGATGCCAGCAGCGTGTGTGAGTCGCCGCCCACCACCACGTCCACCTCGGGCAGCTGGCGCACCAGCGCCAGGTCGTTCTGCAGCCCCAGGTGCGTGGCCAGCACGATGTGGTGCACGCCCTGGGCCTGCAGCGCGGCCACGGCCTGGCGGGCGGCGTCCGCCTCCTGCAGGAAGACGGTGCTGGGCAGCGGCCGCGACGAAGCCACCGTCTTGCCGCGGATGGTCAGGCCCACGATGCCGACGCGCACGCCGCCCACGGTGCGCACCACCCAGGGCTGAAACAGCGGCGCGCCGCCCGGCGCTGGTGCCAGCGGCGTGCCGGCCGCCGGCACCACGTTGGCCGACAGCACCACGGGATGGCAGCCCGGGCCACTGGCCAGTGCATCGAGGAAGCTGCGCAGGCCGGCATCACCTTCGTCGAATTCGTGGTTGCCCAGCGTGAAGGTGTCGAAGCAGGCGAGCTTCATCACCTGTGCATCGGCCTGGCCACGGAACACGGTGTGGAACAGCGTGCCGGTGAGCGCATCGCCCGCATGCAGGCGCAGCGTGGGCACGCTGTCGTCCAGCCCGCGCAGCACCGCCACCACGCGCGGCAGGCCGCCGAGTTCCAGCCGGGTTGGCTGGCCGTCGAGCTGGATGTCGAAGCTGCGCTGCGGCTCCAGGTTGGCGTGGTGGTCGTTGACGTGGGCGATGCGCAGGCGGAAGGCCTCAGGGGCGGGAGCCGGCGGCGTGGCGCAGCCGGCCAGCGTCAACACCATCGAGACGAGGGTCCAGCGTCGGGCGGCGAGGCGGGCAACGAAAGCGGGCATGGCGGACTTGAAGAGGCTCATGGCGCCGACTCAGCAAGTTTGATGCTCAAGAAACGCGTCACATCGTTTCAATCACTTTGGAACACTTCTTGCGCTGGTGCGGGCTCGCTGCAGTTTCCCGTGACCTCGACCTTTTGACGACATGACCGCTTCGCCCTCTTCCCTGCGCGCCATCGCTGCCTTGATGGCGCTGGGCCTCTGCAGTGCCGCCCATGCCCAGTCCAGCGTGCAGATCTCCGGCCGCATCGACCTGGCTGCCCGCCGCGTGGACAACGGACCCGATACGCAAAACCAGCTGGTGCGCGAAGGCGCCCGCAGCAGCAAGTTGTCCATACAAGCCAATGAAGACCTGGGCGGCGGCCTGAGCGCCGGCGTGGTGCTGGAGATGCAGGTGCGCGCCGACAACGGCACCTCGGCCTCCACCTTCTGGGAACGGCAAAGCCTGGTGCGGCTGCGCGGCCCCTTCGGTGAGCTGCGGCTGGGCCGCGACTTCGCGCTGCAGAACTCGATCGGCGGCGACTTCGACGCCCTCAACGGCAAGGGCGTGGGCAACATGATGAACATGGCCACGCCGTTCAACTTCTCGAACACCAACACCTACACCCGGGTGAACAACGCGGTGTCGTACCTCACGCCCAACTGGCAGGGCGTGTATGCGCAGCTGCAGCTGGCCCCTTCGGAGGGCACCACCGGCAACCGCCACGTGGCGGCGGGCCTGTTCTACGTGCAGCCGGGAACCGAGGCG encodes the following:
- a CDS encoding 5'-nucleotidase C-terminal domain-containing protein, whose product is MPAFVARLAARRWTLVSMVLTLAGCATPPAPAPEAFRLRIAHVNDHHANLEPQRSFDIQLDGQPTRLELGGLPRVVAVLRGLDDSVPTLRLHAGDALTGTLFHTVFRGQADAQVMKLACFDTFTLGNHEFDEGDAGLRSFLDALASGPGCHPVVLSANVVPAAGTPLAPAPGGAPLFQPWVVRTVGGVRVGIVGLTIRGKTVASSRPLPSTVFLQEADAARQAVAALQAQGVHHIVLATHLGLQNDLALVRQLPEVDVVVGGDSHTLLASAALAAVGPKPAGEYPQRSVNADGAPVCVVQAWEYAKAVGVLDVGFDAAGRVTSCGGRLVLPIGEGVQRKDAAGRWQPLPADQAQALRQRLSPEWQLVAPDPAAQAVMQDYARQLGERLRDKVGEAPAALCHERVPGSTPASGCGPRGSDTAQVVAQAFLQASRRAQIALQNAGGVRTGVPQGTVTVDTAYRVLPFANTLVEMALTGAEIQAVLEEAIAFHRDPVNGVRGSDGAHPYAAGLRWQLDLQQPRGQRVSALEVRDRATGRWQPLQPDASYVVVTSDYLAGGKDGYATLGRVQADASRWVDTGLYYTQTFVDHVRAAGTLRPLPQSDYANRPAGTAP
- a CDS encoding porin; amino-acid sequence: MTASPSSLRAIAALMALGLCSAAHAQSSVQISGRIDLAARRVDNGPDTQNQLVREGARSSKLSIQANEDLGGGLSAGVVLEMQVRADNGTSASTFWERQSLVRLRGPFGELRLGRDFALQNSIGGDFDALNGKGVGNMMNMATPFNFSNTNTYTRVNNAVSYLTPNWQGVYAQLQLAPSEGTTGNRHVAAGLFYVQPGTEARATWGRTKVNSVGRVNALTGVSRAVAAEGEFDYAGLGLSHDFGPVRLLGSYLFWRSAQEVVTGQRRFQRNLNLGAMVPVGAAGSFNVAWTGADRSGLGSDDQDGRQLGVQYVHKLSKRTLLYTSWARLSQSALAAADTASSGARYNVDGTTLLGRTGGGIDVGIVHAF